A stretch of DNA from Staphylococcus equorum:
GTGACTCAATCACATGAGCTGCTTGAATAATAACTTCGATATCGAAATCCATTTTATGCAATGCAAACATACTCGTCGCTAGGTTAATGTAATTATGCCCACCCTCAAAAGTAGGATGAACACAATACTTCGCTCCATCGATAATGATATCAATATGACTATTTTCCGCATGATATTGGTAATATGTTTCTTCTTGATTTGAAAAATATAAATCATCTTTTGCTATAGATCTATATTCAGTCATGTCCCAATTCACTAAATTCGATTTACTTAGATTATCCAACTTTAACTTAGCATTTAAATAATTTTCCATTGTGCCATGATATTCAAGATGTTCCGGACTAAAGTTAGTAAATACTGCTAACTCATTTTGAATGAAGTCAATGCGTCTTTGTTCTAAAGCAATAGAAGTTGCTTCATAAATTACATAATCATAATTTTCACGATAAAAATAATCTATGATTTCTCCCATTTCAAAATACATCGGCGTCGTTTGCGTCGTATGGTTAAATTTCATTTTGTTATAATGACTATCAAACACGCCCATCGTACCGATGATAGCTACTTTTTCACCTAACTGTGTTAATAAATTTCCAATCATATGACAGGTTGTTGTTTTTCCGTTTGTACCCGTCACTGCAATAAAATTTAAAGCGTCAATGGCATCTCCATAGTATAACTTCACTAATTGATTAGCCACATTAGGAAAATCATTGATATAAATTATGGGCATATTAAATTCGAAATCTTTAAAAGTAGACGGACTCGCATCTGTAATCATAATCAATGGTTTCATTTCATTTGCACGTTCCGCATAATAAACCGTATTATCCGAACACTTCAACATAAATATTGTGTCTTGCTGAATATCTTGATACATTGACGTAATTTTTTCACAAATCTTATCTGTCTTCACTTTTACGCTTAATGAACTCTTAACTATGTTTTCTCCAATTGTTAATAATATATCTTCAACAGTTATTTTCATTATATTCACCCAACATTTATCGTTTATTTTATAATACTTAAATATGCATATTAAAAAAGTAATTATAAAGTATACGTATAAATCAAAGAAAAGGATCACATTAATCTGTGATCCTTTCAAAATAATTTTTTAAATCAAAACCAAGTTAAATTTCATTACTAGACATAATCATTTGTCCTTTAGGTTGTTTATTATTAGGTGATGGTTCTAGTGTAATTGCTATTTTATCTTCTTTATCAACATCTACATTACTTAAGTCAAAAACAACCATGCCTTTATCATTCGCACTCGCAAATGTTCCTGCAGGGTGTGCTTGCTCGCCTTTTAATATCCATACTTGATAAACTTCATTACCTTCTGTTGGCTCAATATCATTGGCTTCAACCATTAATTTTCTATCTTTCGTACCATTAGATTTAGACAGATAGGCTTGCCCTTGCACTTCATCTCTGGCCATAGAATTTAAATTTATTGGTTTCGCATCATTCGTATTAATCATGGAAGATGATTGATTTTGAGATTCCTTATATCCAAAGTATTGCACGCCATTACCTATAATAGATAAGAACAATAGCGCTACTATAACGCCTATCGATACGCGTTTGGTAATAACACTTTTAGATTTTTTCTTCTTATGTTTCGAAATATGCGCTATTTGTTGATTTTCATGATTGTTATTTGCACTTGTTGTATCAATTTCATCTTCTTGCTGTTCTTTTTCTGCTTCTTCGTTTGAATTGTTGTCTTCATCTAGCACCGACGTTAAAATTCTTTTCTTCATACCTGTTGGCGGTTCAATTTCTTGATTACTATAAGGAAGTGAATCGTGAAGAACGTTTAAGTCGTCTAAAGTCTCATGGCTTTCAGATGACAAATCTAATTCTTTTTCAACTTGCTCTTTTTCACTTTCGCTCAGATTGCCATTAAAATAATCATATAGCTTATCAACTCTATTATCTTTCATCTTCTCCACGCTCCCTTCTTAAATGTTTTTTGGAATAATCGTTCAAATGCTTAATTGACAGTCTCATTCTACTCTTAACAGTTCCCAATGGAGTTTGTAATTTATCAGCAATTTCTTGCTGACTCAAACCTTTATAATAAAACAAATAAATGATCTTTTGTTGATCTTTATTTAAAAGTGAAATCATTTTTTTAATTTCTTCAGAGACTTCCTTATCCAATAAGTCATATTCTGGTAGACTATTGTTTTGTATTCCTTGGAAATCCTCATCAAACTCATTTTCAATATGCTTATTTTTTCTTAACATATCTATAGATTTATTACGGCATAACGTAATGAGCCAAGTCGACATTTTTCCTTTGTTTGGTTTGAAAATTGCTTTTTGATTCCAAATTTTCATGAAAACATCTTGCAAAACTTCTTCACTAGATTGAACATCTTTTGTGATTTTGTAAGCCAAATTAAATAACAATGACTCATATCGATCATATAGGATTTCTAAGCTCTCACTGTCCTTTTTATCGATTATTGATCTATAAAGATCATTTTCATCTATCATGCCGTCCCCTCCTTAGTTTAAATTCAGTATCTAGAAATACTTATCCTATATGTATATTTACATATGTATACAATAAACATACGAAAGTTATATGTTAAAAGTTTAACTTTCAAGAAAATTTTTATAATATCGCTAAATAATTAAAGCTATTTCCTTTTCCCCTTTTTAGCTTTAACCTATTAATCACATTACCACTAATGGCTCAAGCATTTCATTACAAAAGCGGTTGTACAATTGTTTTATCTAACTAACAAATGCAGTAATATTACAAGTCTTCATACTAGATTGTCTATAAATAAGTGTTACACTGGACGTAAATCATAACCTACTGGAGGGATTTTGATGAGTATCATTCTTACACTAATCGTAGGTGCTATTGTAGGCATCAGTTTATCGCTTTGGTTAACGAGCAACTCAATTCCCACTGTCATTGTCAGTCTGATTTCAGGTGTTTTAGGTGCATTTATAGGCACATCTTTATTAATACCATCAGGTATGTATTTCTTAATCACAGCATTTATAGGCGCATTTACGCTTACATTGCTTGTTCTATTCATCATCAATACAAGCATTGATGTTGTAAGAAACTAGGTTAATTTCCAACTACAAGTCGATATTAAACTTCAAAAAACATTCCTTGTAATATAAATTTTTAAAAGGAATGTTTACATATAACGCATCTTAAGTTATTCGTGATAGTAAGTGCTTTTCTGTTTTTGAAATGACTTACATCTTCTAATATCAAACAAGTGCATCTTGTTTTAATTGTTTTTCAAAACCATCCTTATCCCCGTTTTTTCTGTATATGAATTTCAATTTTCTTCATATAATTTCCTTTAAAATCGTATTCACTTTACATATATGCACCAATTAAACGAAAAATAATTTGGTTCTAATTCTTATAAATTACTGGCAAATTTCCGTCGCTTTTTCTAAAAAAAGTTGTGCTGCTTTAGAAAAAGTATGGTCTTTGCGCCATACGATATTATGTTTTGCTATTAATTTCGGTTTTAGCGGTACAAAACTAAGTTTGTTTTCAATAGAAGTATTGATAATACTATCCAAAGTGATGACATACCCTATGCCAGCTTTGACCATTAATCCAGCGTTATATGCTAAATTGAAAGTACCTACAATATTCAGTGCTTCAAAACTACTACCAAACCAATCTGCAAATTCATTTTTAGAAATCGTTGTATCTAAAACTTGTCTGGAACAAATTAACGGTTTCGTTAATAAATCCTCCTTAGTTACAAAAGTTTGCTGTGCTAAGGTACTATCACTTTTAGCTACTACCCCCCAATGATCTAATGACGGTAAATTTAATGCTTTATACTTATTTAAGTTTGCTGGTTGAATAAATATCCCAAAATCCAACAATCCTTTATCTAACCGACTCTCAATATCTTCTGCATTACCACTATATATATGAAAATGAATACTAGGATACACTGATTGAATATTTTTAAAAACATTAGCTATTACTTGCATCCCTTTAGTTTCACCACAACCTATATAGACATTACCTTCAATGTTTTTATCAATAAATTTAAATTCATCCTGTATTTGGTGAGACATTTCTAATAATTCTTCAGCTCTCTTTTTTAGTAATAGCCCTTCATCTGTAATATAGATACTGTGGTTGCTTCTTTTAAAAAGTTTTACACCTAGTTCACTTTCCAAATCTTTAATTTGTCTAGATAAAGTTGGTTGCGTAATGTGCAATGTGTTAGCAGCACGTGTTATACTCTCTTCTTTTGCAATCGTTACAAAATAATATAGGGTTTTTAATTCCATTACATTTCTCCTCATTATGCGTTTTAAGCATATCTAATAATTACAATTAAGTATTTGTTATAACTATTTATACCCTTTACACTTTTATTATAAAAGTTCTGTAGGGGGGTACATAGTGAAAAACAATAACTTAATTATACTCATTTTAACTATTGGTGTTTTTGGTATCTTAAATACTGAGATGGGTTTCATCGGATTAATACCTCAAATTGCTGAACGTTTTGGTGTTAGCACTTCAACTGCAGGTTGGCTCGTTTCCATTTTTGCTATTGGCATAGCAATATCAGGTCCAATTATGCCTTTATTATTATCTAAATTGGAAAGAAAAAAAGTGATGATTATTGTGCTTTTAATTTTTATTATTAGTAATATCATTTCAGTATTCACTACAAGTTTTACTGTTTTATTAATCGCTAGAGTAATTCCAGCCATTTTCCACCCAGTATATATCGCCTTAGCTTTTTCAGTCGCGTCTGATTCGGTCAATTCTAAAGA
This window harbors:
- a CDS encoding Mur ligase family protein; this encodes MKITVEDILLTIGENIVKSSLSVKVKTDKICEKITSMYQDIQQDTIFMLKCSDNTVYYAERANEMKPLIMITDASPSTFKDFEFNMPIIYINDFPNVANQLVKLYYGDAIDALNFIAVTGTNGKTTTCHMIGNLLTQLGEKVAIIGTMGVFDSHYNKMKFNHTTQTTPMYFEMGEIIDYFYRENYDYVIYEATSIALEQRRIDFIQNELAVFTNFSPEHLEYHGTMENYLNAKLKLDNLSKSNLVNWDMTEYRSIAKDDLYFSNQEETYYQYHAENSHIDIIIDGAKYCVHPTFEGGHNYINLATSMFALHKMDFDIEVIIQAAHVIESPLHRFQIIDIGAYTIILDFAHTALAVRESVNNALNYTDSIGKKLNTMITGIGLRGFDKIALTVDDLPDGVHKLMLAAEQVGYVDPKLIIKFMNQHLPDSYKKSVVLNGCSRKEGIRELLYATDSNNEVILLTGINEPQNFKGSKYDHDDQSYIEEILQMDII
- a CDS encoding RNA polymerase sigma factor: MIDENDLYRSIIDKKDSESLEILYDRYESLLFNLAYKITKDVQSSEEVLQDVFMKIWNQKAIFKPNKGKMSTWLITLCRNKSIDMLRKNKHIENEFDEDFQGIQNNSLPEYDLLDKEVSEEIKKMISLLNKDQQKIIYLFYYKGLSQQEIADKLQTPLGTVKSRMRLSIKHLNDYSKKHLRRERGEDER
- a CDS encoding anti-sigma factor — translated: MKDNRVDKLYDYFNGNLSESEKEQVEKELDLSSESHETLDDLNVLHDSLPYSNQEIEPPTGMKKRILTSVLDEDNNSNEEAEKEQQEDEIDTTSANNNHENQQIAHISKHKKKKSKSVITKRVSIGVIVALLFLSIIGNGVQYFGYKESQNQSSSMINTNDAKPINLNSMARDEVQGQAYLSKSNGTKDRKLMVEANDIEPTEGNEVYQVWILKGEQAHPAGTFASANDKGMVVFDLSNVDVDKEDKIAITLEPSPNNKQPKGQMIMSSNEI
- a CDS encoding LysR family transcriptional regulator; amino-acid sequence: MELKTLYYFVTIAKEESITRAANTLHITQPTLSRQIKDLESELGVKLFKRSNHSIYITDEGLLLKKRAEELLEMSHQIQDEFKFIDKNIEGNVYIGCGETKGMQVIANVFKNIQSVYPSIHFHIYSGNAEDIESRLDKGLLDFGIFIQPANLNKYKALNLPSLDHWGVVAKSDSTLAQQTFVTKEDLLTKPLICSRQVLDTTISKNEFADWFGSSFEALNIVGTFNLAYNAGLMVKAGIGYVITLDSIINTSIENKLSFVPLKPKLIAKHNIVWRKDHTFSKAAQLFLEKATEICQ